One region of Candidatus Eisenbacteria bacterium genomic DNA includes:
- a CDS encoding glycosyltransferase → MRPDGQDVIRVLHVLPGLGYGGLEAVALNLMGSLPRDRFEVYACTLSHAPVPLLSDISQRGIQVHEVGGEKRGGFSPGMILRLSDLLRRRRIDVCHTHNIAAEIYGHMGVLLARTPILIHHEHGTLHSGHPARLVLKRMFAPGKDHWIAVSDYVRQFLLERAGVPGNKVTVIHNGLPPADGEQAPPTNATVCTVTRLSPEKGVETLVDAWALVNRAVPEATLTIVGSGHLAGELNQRAADIGVSGRVRFLGFQHPPLAAVHDCSIFVLPSHSEGFGMALLEAMRAGKAVIASRVGGIPEFVEHGRTGILVPPGDPAALSEAILSLLRNPARAMELARAGQRVAERFTLERSVRGVTELYEGTIRRKLGLTFSAGSGRWERRPPMTGTDNGRPAARKEPRIALCAAGEIWGGVEQFILTVAEELRRRGVPFVVLLHQDAMLARRLRDASLPVEVIHSAGKYDPLAIFRLTRAFRRHRIDVVHVNGYKAAILAGIAAKLAGLRLVKTEHGMLEPFQGPAKVKMATNAWLDEFLSRRILDAVAFVSRDIQTALAKRYSGVRQAVVYNAIHPTLAPALTATALLPQSAVPAFRMGIVGRLKPIKGHEVLLRAMARLRKRPDLALYVFGEGETEASCRALCKEAAIEDQVHFMGFRSDVAAYMRQMDAIVMPSFHEGIPYTALEAMDLGVPLIASDVGGLREILTHDVDAVLVPPGDPVSLASAIERMAGDEGLRERLRLNARRTVAERFGAAPMVDHYLDLYRIAAQRR, encoded by the coding sequence GTGCGTCCTGACGGTCAAGACGTGATCCGCGTGCTGCACGTTCTTCCCGGCCTCGGGTACGGCGGGCTGGAGGCGGTGGCCCTCAACTTGATGGGGTCGCTCCCTCGCGACCGGTTCGAGGTATACGCCTGCACGCTCTCGCACGCACCCGTGCCCCTGCTCTCGGACATTTCGCAGCGAGGCATCCAGGTCCACGAGGTCGGGGGAGAGAAGCGCGGGGGATTCAGCCCTGGCATGATCCTCCGCCTTTCCGACTTGCTTCGCCGCCGCCGGATCGACGTCTGCCATACCCACAACATCGCCGCCGAGATCTACGGCCATATGGGCGTGCTCCTCGCTCGAACCCCGATCCTCATCCATCACGAGCATGGCACGCTTCACAGCGGCCACCCGGCGCGCCTGGTCTTGAAGCGGATGTTCGCCCCCGGTAAGGACCACTGGATCGCCGTATCGGACTACGTTCGCCAATTCCTGCTTGAGCGCGCGGGCGTCCCTGGAAACAAGGTGACGGTGATCCATAACGGCTTGCCACCGGCGGACGGCGAGCAGGCTCCTCCGACCAACGCCACGGTGTGCACCGTCACCCGGCTCTCGCCCGAGAAGGGGGTTGAAACCCTCGTCGACGCGTGGGCCCTGGTCAACCGAGCGGTCCCCGAAGCGACCCTGACCATCGTCGGGAGCGGGCACCTCGCCGGCGAATTGAACCAGCGCGCGGCCGACATCGGTGTCTCCGGACGGGTGCGGTTCCTCGGCTTTCAGCATCCGCCGCTCGCCGCAGTTCATGATTGCTCCATTTTTGTGCTGCCCTCGCACAGTGAGGGATTCGGCATGGCGCTCCTGGAGGCGATGCGCGCCGGAAAGGCTGTCATCGCATCCCGCGTGGGGGGAATCCCCGAGTTTGTGGAGCACGGCCGGACCGGAATCCTGGTGCCACCGGGAGATCCGGCGGCGCTCAGCGAGGCGATTCTCTCCCTGCTGCGGAACCCTGCGCGCGCGATGGAGCTCGCGCGCGCAGGGCAGCGAGTGGCTGAGAGATTCACCTTGGAGCGCTCCGTTCGCGGGGTTACCGAGCTCTACGAGGGGACGATCAGAAGGAAGCTGGGACTGACATTCTCGGCCGGGTCCGGACGCTGGGAACGGCGGCCCCCGATGACCGGTACCGACAACGGCCGTCCAGCCGCGCGGAAAGAACCCCGAATTGCCCTCTGCGCGGCCGGAGAGATCTGGGGCGGCGTCGAGCAATTCATCCTGACCGTCGCCGAGGAATTGCGGCGGCGGGGGGTTCCGTTCGTCGTCCTGCTGCATCAGGACGCGATGCTCGCGCGTCGACTGCGCGACGCGAGCCTTCCGGTCGAGGTCATCCACAGCGCGGGAAAGTACGACCCCCTGGCAATATTCCGCCTTACGCGCGCGTTCCGAAGGCACCGGATCGACGTGGTTCACGTCAACGGCTACAAGGCGGCGATCCTCGCGGGCATCGCGGCGAAGCTGGCCGGCCTTCGCTTGGTCAAGACCGAGCACGGTATGCTCGAGCCCTTTCAGGGTCCCGCGAAGGTCAAGATGGCTACGAACGCCTGGCTCGACGAATTCCTTTCGCGGAGGATCCTGGACGCGGTGGCATTCGTCTCAAGAGATATTCAGACCGCTCTGGCGAAGCGCTATTCGGGCGTACGCCAGGCGGTCGTTTACAATGCGATCCATCCGACTCTCGCCCCAGCCTTGACCGCGACCGCGCTCCTGCCTCAGTCGGCGGTCCCCGCGTTCCGGATGGGAATCGTCGGACGATTGAAGCCCATTAAAGGTCACGAAGTCCTCTTGCGGGCCATGGCTCGCCTCCGGAAGCGGCCGGATCTTGCCCTCTACGTCTTCGGGGAGGGGGAGACGGAGGCCAGCTGCCGAGCGCTCTGCAAAGAGGCGGCGATCGAAGATCAGGTCCACTTCATGGGGTTCCGGTCGGATGTCGCCGCCTACATGCGCCAGATGGACGCCATCGTGATGCCCTCGTTCCACGAGGGGATCCCCTATACCGCCCTCGAGGCCATGGATCTTGGAGTTCCTCTGATCGCCTCGGATGTCGGGGGACTCCGGGAGATCCTGACGCACGACGTCGACGCGGTGCTCGTGCCCCCGGGAGACCCGGTCTCCCTCGCGTCGGCCATCGAACGGATGGCTGGGGACGAGGGTCTGCGGGAGCGGTTGCGGCTCAACGCCCGCCGGACCGTGGCGGAGCGCTTCGGCGCGGCGCCGATGGTGGATCACTACCTGGACCTGTATCGGATCGCGGCCCAGCGCCGATGA
- a CDS encoding glycosyltransferase family 4 protein: MTDRRGPAIWISWERHRRSRELARALSVPLYEIVSRRGGRLRSIDCALRTTGLLLRVRPSLLFVQNPSIQLAALASFLKPVFGYTLVVDRHSNFDFSNTRDGLFNRLSNYGLRIADLTIVTNEAVQRLVEEKGGRGIILQDLLPKLNAKRGAPHAGPLRVVYVCSFSPDEPVEEVLEAAVRLDKNVHVYVTGRVPGAFQSRAQRAPATITFTGFLPEDEYLDLLGSADVVMALTKREHTLLCGAYEGVSLHKPLVLSNQEALRNYFTKGVVLTENTPEAIATAIRKAVEDRERLSEELSELVPVLKADWSSRFRRLKSHLGVGDGTD; the protein is encoded by the coding sequence ATGACCGACCGCCGCGGACCCGCCATCTGGATCAGCTGGGAGAGGCACCGGCGTTCCCGCGAGCTGGCGCGCGCCCTCTCGGTTCCGCTCTACGAGATCGTCTCGCGGCGCGGCGGCCGCCTCCGCAGCATCGACTGCGCGCTCCGGACCACCGGCCTCTTGCTGCGGGTCCGGCCCTCGTTGTTGTTCGTCCAAAATCCGTCGATCCAGCTCGCCGCTCTCGCCTCGTTTCTGAAGCCTGTCTTCGGTTACACCCTGGTGGTCGACCGCCACTCGAACTTCGATTTTTCCAACACCCGGGACGGTCTCTTCAATCGCCTGAGCAACTACGGGCTACGGATCGCCGATCTGACCATCGTGACCAACGAGGCCGTCCAACGGCTGGTCGAGGAGAAGGGCGGGCGAGGGATCATCCTCCAGGATCTCCTCCCGAAGCTGAACGCCAAGCGCGGTGCACCGCACGCGGGGCCGCTCCGCGTCGTTTATGTCTGCAGCTTCAGCCCGGACGAGCCGGTAGAGGAGGTACTCGAGGCCGCAGTACGTCTCGACAAGAATGTGCACGTGTACGTCACGGGGCGCGTACCCGGAGCCTTCCAATCCCGGGCGCAGCGCGCGCCGGCCACCATCACGTTCACGGGTTTTCTCCCGGAAGACGAGTACCTCGACCTCCTGGGAAGCGCGGACGTGGTAATGGCGCTCACGAAGAGGGAACACACGCTGCTCTGCGGGGCGTACGAAGGCGTGAGCCTCCACAAGCCGCTGGTCCTGTCGAATCAGGAAGCGCTGCGAAACTACTTCACGAAGGGTGTCGTGCTCACAGAGAACACCCCCGAGGCAATCGCGACCGCGATTCGGAAGGCCGTAGAGGATCGCGAGCGCCTTTCGGAGGAATTGAGCGAGCTTGTGCCGGTGCTTAAGGCGGACTGGTCCTCCCGCTTTCGTCGCTTGAAGTCACACCTGGGTGTCGGCGATGGCACCGACTGA